A part of Cannabis sativa cultivar Pink pepper isolate KNU-18-1 chromosome 6, ASM2916894v1, whole genome shotgun sequence genomic DNA contains:
- the LOC133038783 gene encoding uncharacterized protein LOC133038783 translates to MATTRSGSKSPSPAKKVSKKSKKAPAVTSKVEPKMGLKKIAKNLVADVPETSASKKRALPVKVDAPKTKRAKISKSARDVSSDSDFEDEVHGEDQKPKVESKVI, encoded by the exons ATGGCAACCACTAGAAGTGGTTCGAAATCACCATCTCCGGCGAAGAAAGTTTCTAAAAAATCGAAGAAGGCTCCAGCTGTTACTTCCAAAGTCGAACCTAAAATggggttaaaaaaaattgctaaaaattTAGTGGCTGATGTTCCAGAGACATCGGCCTCTAAGAAAAGAGCCCTTCCTGTTAAAGTAGATGCTCCTAAGACTAAGAGAGCAAAAATTTCCAAGTCTGCACGCGAT GTTTCCTCAGATTCCGATTTTGAGGATGAAGTGCATGGTGAGGACCAAAAGCCCAAAGTTGAATCAAAGGTAATTTAA